From a region of the Dictyostelium discoideum AX4 chromosome 2 chromosome, whole genome shotgun sequence genome:
- the mkcD gene encoding MKC subfamily protein kinase, whose translation MNNIKSFFGKKKKTQDQAEPLVIGDDSEKRTVILPPPSPNAVKRKNKNEKPYSIDLNGVGEVGGKVYNNVVGVFADGNDTGEISPTIYCVSDFQGLLKNDRKWIQYSELPEGYTVFYFQTILCVLNFLRRREFVHYIYVDKFEQILEMNENNENIITTVIPTNPIDENDKINSKSINDGDDNGGGSGGGGDNSPLTNVILPTITTTDTTTTSITISPPPKNHLSLLEEDIKNNQNLHHKQQQLQQLQQLKQQHLQQQQKLKQEQQQEQQQQQEDEPNKSPVSTSSTLSPQLESTNFEMTNDDTSLNAPNAMLTPNNISGISYSIIYPGKKKRIDFSRIFVSPGHSFRFPEEYDKALEKHLNEGNPKEHFKNLDFEARGGFGSVFCAKNKNPHSAYDKQMVALKKMPIKTLRHKRMNLSEIGFLKYFNHPNIVKFLCAYQKSNDELWMIMEFLSGGTLKNAASNFKFCERKIAYVCREILQGLDYLHKQNIAHRDLKSANVMVNDKGEIKLIDFGLCIDFSIEKEEINMLGSPSYISPEMINGNPHSLSTDIWSFGICALEMLLGKLPYHDSRLKAMVFVATNNLNLPLLLSTTTSSLEFRDFLTNCLQFDPSKRLTSSQLLQHPFLTKACPIKDFKEILPALYMSNTLSNMF comes from the exons atgaataatattaagagtttttttgggaaaaagaaaaaaactcAAGATCAAGCAGAACCCTTGGTCATTGGAGATGACAGTGAAAAAAGAACTGTAATTTTACCACCTCCATCACCAAATGCTGTTAAAAGa aaaaataaaaatgaaaaaccatattcaattgatttgaaTGGTGTTGGAGAAGTTGGTGGCAAAGTTTATAATAATGTAGTTGGAGTATTTGCCGATGGAAATGATACAGGTGAAATCTCTCCAACCATTTATTGTGTATCAGATTTTCAaggattattaaaaaatgatagaaAGTGGATACAATATTCAGAATTACCTGAAGGATATAcagtattttattttcaaacaatactttgtgttttaaatttcttaagAAGAAGAGAATTTGTTCATTATATTTATGTAGATAAATTTGAGCAAATCCTTGAaatgaatgaaaataatgaaaatattatcacAACTGTTATTCCAACAAATCctattgatgaaaatgataaaatcaattcaaaatctATTAacgatggtgatgataatggtggtggtagtgggggtggtggtgataattCACCATTAACTAATGTAATATTACCAACTATAACAACAACAgatacaaccacaacaagcATTACAatttcaccaccaccaaagaatcatttatcattattagaaGAGGATATAAagaataatcaaaatttacatcataaacaacaacaattacaacaattacaacaattaaaacaacaacatttacaacaacaacaaaaattaaaacaagaacaacaacaagaacaacaacaacaacaagaagatgAACCAAATAAAAGTCCAgtatcaacatcatcaacattatcACCACAATTAGAATCAACAAATTTTGAAATGACAAATGATGATACAAGTTTAAATGCACCAAATGCAATGTTAacaccaaataatatttcaggTATATCttattcaataatttatccaggtaaaaagaaaagaattgaTTTTTCTAGAATATTTGTATCACCAGGTCATTCATTTAGATTCCCAGAAGAGTATGATAAAGCATTggaaaaacatttaaatgaaGGTAATCCAAAagaacattttaaaaatttagatttcGAAGCAAGAGGCGGTTTCGGTAGTGTCTTTTGTGCAAAGAATAAGAATCCTCATTCTGCATACGATAAACAAATGGTTGCCCTAAAGAAAATGCCAATCAAAACATTAAGACACAAGAGAATGAATCTTAGTGAAATTGGATTcttaaaatatttcaatcaTCCAAATATTGTGAAATTCTTATGTGCTtatcaaaaatcaaatgatgaaCTATGGATGATTATGGAATTTCTCAGTGGTGGCACATTAAAGAATGCAGCTTCaaactttaaattttgtGAGAGAAAGATAGCCTATGTCTGTCGTGAAATTTTACAAGGTTTAGATTATCTTCATAAGCAAAATATAGCTCACAGAGATTTAAAAAGTGCCAATGTTATGGTCAATGATAAAGGTGAGatcaaattaattgattttggtcTTTGTATAGATTtctcaattgaaaaagaagagaTCAATATGTTGGGTTCACCATCTTATATCTCACCTGAAATGATCAATGGTAATCCTCATTCCCTTTCCACTGATATTTGGAGTTTTGGCATTTGTGCACTTGAAATGTTACTTGGTAAATTACCATACCACGATTCTCGTCTAAAAGCAATGGTTTTCGTTGCCaccaataatttaaatttaccacTTTTACTCTCAACTACAACTTCTTCTTTAGAATTTAGAGATTTCCTTACAAATTGTTTACAATTTGATCCTTCAAAAAGATTAACTTCTTCTCAATTATTACAACATCCTTTCCTTACCAAAGCTTGTCCAATAAAAGactttaaagaaattttacCAGCTTTATATATGTCAAATACTTTATCAAATatgttttaa